In the genome of Pieris rapae chromosome 6, ilPieRapa1.1, whole genome shotgun sequence, one region contains:
- the LOC110997202 gene encoding RIB43A-like with coiled-coils protein 2, translating into MMKLQISNEQDRKEAQNRERKRQCELERRSRIFNARNRKIGIDLPFLERQVAEKRVERDEQEKNDLAFAKQMIKDSNLAVVLEAREQEERRRINIEIDEFRKNYQRLEDRREYDLNNPDVLKVQLPPRASDGEPVGMSSAQKFEGEDLEYEERKKIMAEQKNAWLEQQVQERKAAQEERKAAEAAYMMAIKARDARASELDKLERECRYRLGQANLRYNEALAAEKKQLEQIMKEQEEADNTAEMYNNLTSDMLTENPDVAKSALGKNRAIGFMYKGMNQEELKKFYAAQKEQMAAAKAKREAEEKMEAEWQALAKSIQREVASQDIVDQRKRREIARQLMEENQLMALQQKEKEKYYKEVVYNNTPTDEYYSQFNTTTR; encoded by the exons ATGATGAAACTTCAGATATCTAACGAACAAGACAGGAAAGAAGCCCAAAATAGAGAGAGAAAGAGACAATGCGAGTTAGAGAGAAGATCAAGAATCTTCAATGCTCGAAATCGAAAGATTGGT ATCGACCTACCATTCTTGGAGCGGCAGGTGGCGGAGAAAAGAGTTGAGAGAGATGAACAGGAGAAGAATGATCTCGCATTTGCTAAACAAATGATCAAGGACAGCAATTTAGCGGTGGTACTTGAAGCGAGGGAACAAGAG gAGCGACGCCGGATTAACATAGAAATCGACGAGTTTCGAAAGAATTACCAACGACTGGAAGATCGCAGGGAGTACGATCTCAACAACCCTGATGTCTTGAAAGTTCAGCTGCCACCAAGAGCGTCTGATGGGGAACCAGTGGGGATGTCTAGTGCTCAAAA GTTTGAAGGTGAAGATTTGGAGTATgaggaaagaaagaaaataatggCGGAACAGAAAAATGCTTGGCTGGAACAGCAAGTGCAGGAGAGAAAGGCAGCACAGGAGGAGAGGAAAGCCGCTGAAGCTGCGTATatg ATGGCGATTAAAGCAAGAGACGCGCGCGCAAGTGAGTTAGATAAACTGGAGAGAGAGTGTCGATATCGGCTGGGACAGGCCAACCTACGGTACAACGAAGCATTG GCAGCTGAAAAGAAACAGCTAGAGCAAATAATGAAAGAGCAAGAGGAGGCTGACAACACGGCTGAGATGTACAACAATCTAACATCGGATATGCTCACTGAGAACCCTGACGTCGCCAAAAGTGCCCTTGGGAAAAACAG AGCCATCGGCTTTATGTACAAGGGGATGAATCAGGAAGAGTTGAAGAAATTTTATGCTGCGCAAAAGGAACAAATGGCTGCAGCAAAG GCAAAACGCGAAGCTGAGGAAAAGATGGAAGCTGAATGGCAGGCACTCGCAAAATCCATACAACGAGAGGTGGCGAGTCAGGACATCGTTGACCAACGAAAGAGAAG ggagatCGCTCGCCAGCTTATGGAGGAAAATCAATTGATGGCTCTTCAGCAAAAAGAGAAAGAGAAATACTATAAAGAAGTAGTCTATAACAATACTCCGACTGACGAATACTATTCTCAGTTTAATACTACTACGAGATAA
- the LOC110997200 gene encoding dynein regulatory complex subunit 4, translated as MESVSIENLQSELDFYRQNQAAVEQEIRTLIADNQKLSQQVGTLMKEKLQYFQESHDNKESQELEDLSRQVAYLTKERDSLHVLWQTSQKTIEALDTELKTYQYYDNRVGKLNFKDENRELELKLETALSDYVELESNYKKISTECNNYESEIKHKEKELLSFKEKCNDFEIKAEETKKALEEYKINLMAEKKTNEDIKNQLALCQRDAIDRVKKEAEAKAKVAEALQLFDLVTVQKNEALKTIYEMTQEVTKLKLALASVKRETEENFKSELDEIKEKYNEKVTDMLEHVRNLDSELVEKGLLLNKALREIKILQTSNENIIKQQSENSKFVDPKLAVAEQKLETMFQELLCSERRNMQLVCEKQTLALDIQRIQDTFARETKRRDWEEKLLKTQCEELKIQVEHLQKSLHETHGMINKLQNMMSSRTQLSQKMVSTKEEELLELNKHLENQMELNKKWKESYLDMTEKLKKKLEALYQENKELRIQLNLPHSSSTGSSNS; from the exons ATGGAGAGTGTTTCCATTGAAAACTTACAATCTGAGCTGGACTTCTACAGG CAAAACCAGGCTGCCGTAGAACAAGAGATAAGAACATTGATAGCTGACAACCAGAAGCTATCGCAACAGGTTGGCACACTGATGAAGGAGAAGTTACAGTATTTCCAAGAGAGCCATGATAACAAAGAAAGCCAAGAGTTGGAAGATTTGAGCAGACAAGTTGCTTATCTTACAAAG GAAAGAGATTCTCTTCACGTCCTTTGGCAGACATCTCAAAAGACAATAGAAGCGTTGGATACTGAACTAAAGACTTACCAATACTACGACAACAGAGTTGGGAAACTG AATTTCAAAGATGAAAATCGggaattagaattaaaattagaaactGCTTTATCAGATTACGTTGAATTAGAATCaaattacaagaaaatatcTACAGAGTGCAATAATTATGAatcagaaataaaacataaagaaaaggaacttttaagttttaaagagaaatgtaatgattttgaaattaaagcagaagaaacaaaaaaagcactagaagaatataaaatcaatttaatggCAGAGAAGAAAACTAATGAAGATATAAAGAATCAACTAGCGCTGTGTCAAAGAGATGCTATTGATAGAGTGAAGAAGGAAGCAGAAGCGAAAGCAAAG gtgGCAGAAGCACTTCAGTTGTTTGATCTTGTAACAGTTCAGAAAAATGAAGCATTAAAAACCATATATGAAATGACAC aggaagtgacaaaattaaaactcgCCCTAGCCTCAGTAAAGCGTGAGACAGAAGAGAATTTCAAATCAGAACTTGATGAAATAAAGGAAAAGTACAACGAGAAAGTAACCGATATGCTTGAACACGTCAGGAATTTGGACTCGGAGCTCGTCGAAAAGGGACTTTTATTGAACAAAGCTTTACG GGAAATCAAAATTCTACAAACGAGTaatgaaaacataataaagCAACAAAGTGAGAATTCCAAATTCGTAGATCCGAAGCTGGCGGTCGCTGAACAAAAACTTGAAACCATGTTTCAGGAATTG TTATGTTCAGAGCGGCGTAATATGCAACTTGTATGCGAAAAGCAAACCTTAGCTTTGGACATACAAAGGATTCAAGATACATTTGCAAGAGAAACGAAACGGAGAGATTGGGAAGAGAAGTTATTGAAAACGCAGTGTGAGGAATTAAA AATTCAAGTGGAGCATCTCCAAAAATCCCTACATGAGACACACGGAATGATAAATAAACTTCAAAATATGATGTCATCAAGGACACAGCTAAGccaaaa AATGGTATCAACTAAAGAAGAAGAACTATtggaattaaataaacatttagaaAATCAAATGGAACTTAACAAGAA ATGGAAGGAATCATATCTAGATATGactgaaaaattaaagaagaaaCTTGAAGCATTATACCAGGAGAACAAAGAATTAAGAATACAACTAAATCTACCTCATAGCAGTTCAACTGGTAGCTCTAACAGTTAA
- the LOC110997198 gene encoding vacuolar-sorting protein SNF8, producing the protein MRRRAGVGAIQKQQLEREKYREKGSEIQENQFLQMQKQLEVFRENLEEFASKHKNEIKKNAQFRRQFQEMCAAIGVDPLASGKGFWSVLGIGDFYYELGVQIVEVCLATNYKNGGLITLEELRTRLIAARGKAKKHQDITNEDLLAAVKKLKIFGNGFIVVSIGKGKWLVQSIPGELNLDQTLVLQKASSLGTAWISISMLTGDLGWNETRAENALNHMVKEGLAWVDNQDPKETLFWFPSMFSDCVEAATAS; encoded by the exons ATGAGGCGACGGGCTGGTGTCGGTGCTATCCAGAAGCAACAGTTAGAACGAGAAAAGTATAGGGAAAAGGGTTCAGAAATTCAAGAAAATCAGTTCTTACAAATGCAAAAGCAACTCGAGGTTTTCAGGGAAAATCTTGAAGAATTTGCATCAAagcataaaaatgaaattaagaaaaatgcACAATTCAGAAGGCAGTTTCAAGAAATGTGTGCTGCAATTGGTGTGGATCCACTTGCTTCAGGAAAAGGCTTTTGGTCTGTGCTAG GTATTGGTGATTTCTACTATGAGCTAGGGGTTCAAATAGTTGAGGTGTGCTTAGCTACAAACTACAAAAATGGTGGGCTTATAACGCTAGAAGAATTAAGGACAAGGTTAATAGCTGCACGGGGAAAAGCTAAGAAACATCAAGATATAACAAATGAAGATTTGTTAGCTGCAGTGAAAAAACTCAAGATATTTGGAAATGG ATTTATTGTAGTTTCTATAGGGAAAGGAAAATGGTTAGTGCAATCTATTCCTGGAGAACTTAATCTTGACCAGACTTTAGTTCTACAAAAGGCAAGCTCCTTAGGAACTGCCTGGATATCTATAAGCATGTTAACTGGGGATTTAGG gtGGAATGAAACAAGAGCTGAAAATGCTCTTAATCACATGGTTAAGGAAGGTCTGGCTTGGGTGGACAACCAGGACCCTAAAGAAACTCTATTTTGGTTCCCTAGCATGTTTTCTGACTGTGTTGAGGCTGCCACTGCATCCTAA
- the LOC110997203 gene encoding histone deacetylase 11, giving the protein MSTRLYFDIEEHQWPLVYDDKYNVSFCGFERFHIFDAKKWRNIVQFLKEAKFISADCLVKPKEAKENDLIVVHTKKYLKSLKWSAKVAMIAEVPIVACVPNILVQHAYLKPMRLQTGGSVLAGKLALERGWAINIGGGFHHCSGDKGGGFCPYADITLLIKYLVMYRSVQNAMIVDLDAHQGNGYQRDFLGVPEVYIMDMYNRHIYPKDEDAKRAIRRKIELGNKVEDLEYMLKLRKNLKAALNEFKPDILVYNAGTDILDSDPLGHMRISDIGIIKRDEFVFEICKSHKIPVVMLTSGGYIRRTARIIADSIINLKEKGLIGNESVSKSSGD; this is encoded by the exons ATGTCGACAAG attataCTTTGATATCGAAGAGCATCAGTGGCCATTAGTTTATGATGATAAATACAATGTATCGTTTTGCGGATTTGAAAGATTCCATATATTCGACGCAAAGAAATGGCGTAACATAGTTCAG tttttgaAAGAGGCCAAATTTATAAGTGCCGACTGTCTTGTGAAACCAAAAGAAGCAAAGGAAAATGATTTGATAGTGGTTCATACAAAGAAATATCTGAAATCTTTAAAG TGGAGTGCCAAAGTTGCAATGATAGCCGAAGTACCTATAGTTGCTTGTGTACCTAATATACTCGTGCAACATGCTTATTTAAAGCCGATGAG GTTACAAACAGGTGGATCTGTGTTAGCTGGTAAACTTGCTCTTGAGCGTGGGTGGGCAATAAACATTGGTGGTGGTTTCCATCACTGCAGTGGTGATAAGGGTGGAGGCTTTTGCCCATATGCAGATATCACTCTACTAATAAAGTATCTTGTAATGTATAGAAGTGTACAGAATGCAATGATTGTGGATTTGGATGCTCACCAG ggTAATGGTTATCAACGCGACTTTCTGGGTGTCCCAGAAGTTTACATAATGGACATGTACAATCGACATATTTATCCCAAAGATGAAGATGCAAAGAGAGCGATTAGGAGGAAAATAGAGCTTGGCAACAAAGTGGAGGATCTTGAGTATATGCTTAAGCTGAGAAA GAACTTAAAAGCAGCATTAAACGAATTTAAACCAGATATATTGGTTTACAATGCAGGCACGGACATACTCGATTCAGACCCACTTGGTCACATGAGAATCAGTGATATt GGTATAATCAAAAGGGACGAATTCGTCTTTGAGATATGCAAGTCGCATAAGATTCCAGTTGTGATGTTGACGAGCGGAGGGTACATCAGACGGACAGCGAGGATCATCGCGGACTCCATCATTAATTTGAAGGAGAAGGGTCTTATTGGTAACGAATCTGTATCCAAGAGTAGTGGCGATTAA